A stretch of the Denticeps clupeoides chromosome 6, fDenClu1.1, whole genome shotgun sequence genome encodes the following:
- the LOC114792931 gene encoding unconventional myosin-VIIa-like isoform X1 has product MVILQQGDYVWLDLKTGREFDVPVGAVVKLCDSGQIQVLDDEGQEHWISVQNATNIKPMHPTSVQGVEDMIRLGDLNEAGILRNLLIRYNDHIIYTYTGSILVAVNPYQLLPIYTADHIRLYTNKKIGEMPPHIFGIADNCYFNMQRNNKDQCCIISGESGAGKTESTKLILQFLAAISGQHSWIEQQVLEANPILEAFGNAKTIRNDNSSRFGKYVDIHFSKRGAIEGAKIEQYLLEKSRVCRQAADERNYHIFYCMLEGMNPEQKARLGIVHASDYSYLTMGNCTVCEGRDDKKEYSSIQAAMKVLMFTDTESWEISKLLAAILHMGNLCYEARTYDNLDACVVVCSSDLSKASALLEVDALDVMTCLTTRTLITRGESVSTPLSMDQGLDVRDAFVKGIYGRLFVWIVDKINAAIFRPPSTEIKSICRSIGLLDIFGFENFTVNSFEQLCINFANENLQQFFVRHVFKLEQEEYNLEDISWQHIEFTDNQEALDMIAIKPMNIISLIDEESKFPKGTDATMLYKLNSQHKLNSNYIRPKNSHQTQFGIQHFAGVVHYETKGFLEKNRDSLHSDIIQLVHSSRNKFIKQIFQADVAMFLCGYLQPVSLSQKGVETRRRSPTLSSQFKHSLEMLMRTLSVCQPFFVRCIKPNELKRPMLFDRELCVRQLRYSGMMETIRIRRAGYPIRYSFAEFVDRYRVLLPGVSPAYKQVDLRGTCQRIVAAVLRTDHDWQIGKTKIFLKDHHDMQLENERDEAITAKVILIQKAVRGLKHRANFLKARGAVIFIQKHWRGYQCRRNLCVMRAGFLRLQAVYRSRKLYLTYRRTRMHITHLQARCRGFLTRQACSLRLRSVLTLQAHARGMIARRMYKRLKLEHERRLKAERQRLLEEERLRNQMTARRAKAEAERKHKEWLAELVQEEAERERAEREEAHRKKELMEMMEKERLEPVDESDMVDQMFGFLGGHNLLPNRDGQPPAGFEDLENAQRESEEDNLEALPLPEDDEEDMSEYTFAKFVATYFQGTATHAHLRRPLKQPLLFHEDEGDQLAAMAVWITVLRFMGDLPEPKYPIAVNDGSENIPVMTKIYETLGKRTYKRELHSLQSEEESSVTECQKKNSVRHRLVSLTLKKKSKITEEVTRRLTDADYSLQGNSMLEDRPTSNLEKLHFIIGNGILRPALRDEIYCQICKQLTQNPSKTSHARGWILLSLCVGCFAPSEKFVKYLRAFICNGPPGYAPYCEERLRRTFVNKTRTQPPSWLELQATKSKKPIMLPVTFMDGTTKTLLADSATTAEELCSALADKIGLTDRFGFSLYIALFDKVSSLGSGKDHVMDAVSQCEQYAKEQGAQERNAPWRLFFRKEIFTPWHNPAEDSVATNLIYQQTVRGVKFGEYRCDREENLVDLAAQQYYVEYGAEMLQDRLLSLLHSYIPDREFNSKPPEKWAQAIMAVHKKAIYTQKRLNPQRVKEEVVDFARFKWPLLFSRFYEAFKFSGPSLPKNDVIVAVNWTGVYFVDEQEQVLLELSFPEITAVSSSRGGKLQGQSFTLTTIKGDEYTFTSNNAEDIHELVVTFLDGLRKRSKFVVALLDSPNAAGNDPAFVRFSKGDLIILDEHCGEEVMNSGWTHGLNDRTKEQGDFPSESVYILPTITRPQYDIVALVTSTPDQHRQSINPSQMSMVDREEKVKPYTLEEFSYDYFRPPPKSTLSRVRISKGRGKDKLWCCTREPLKQPLLKKVLINDELSQDACLTFTAVMKYMGDYPSKKSRSISELTDQIFESPLKAEPLKDEIFCQIIKQLTDNYIKYSEEKGWELLWLCTGLFPPSNILLPHVQRFLQSKKHHPLAPDCMQRLQKSLRNGSRKYPPHLVEVEAIQHKTTQIFHKVYFPDDTDEQAFEVESSTKAKDFCLNISGRMLLKSAEGFSLFVKISDKVISVPDGDFFFDFVRHLTDWIKRARPAKDGTMPSLTYQVFFMKKLWTNTVPGKDSVADSIFHYHQELPKYLRGYHKCSREEVFQLGALIYRVKFEDDKSHLPNIPKILKDLIPQNLIKQMSADDWKRNIVSSFNKHPVKSAEEAKLMFLKIVYKWPTFGSAFFEVKQSTDLNYPETLLIAINKHGISLIDLKSKDILVTHPFTKISNWSSGNSYFHITIGNLVRGSKLLCETSLGYKMDDLLTSYISQMLATMTKQRGSRGSIK; this is encoded by the exons ATGGTCATTCTGCAGCAG GGGGATTATGTCTGGTTGGACCTCAAAACTGGCCGGGAGTTTGACGTCCCTGTTGGCGCGGTGGTGAAATTGTGTGACTCGGGCCAGATCCAGGTTTTGGATGATGAAGGCCAG GAACACTGgatttcagtgcaaaatgctACCAACATTAAGCCAATGCACCCCACCTCTGTACAAGGAGTGGAAGACATGATCCGGCTGGGTGACCTGAATGAGGCTGGGATCTTGAGAAACCTCCTTATTCGCTACAATGATCATATCATttat ACTTACACAGGTTCAATCCTAGTGGCGGTGAATCCGTACCAGCTGTTGCCCATCTATACGGCAGACCACATTCGACTATACACCAATAAGAAGATTGGGGAGATGCCACCACACATCTTTGGCATCGCAGACAACTGCTACTTCAACATGCAACGCAACAACAAGGATCAGTGCTGTATCATTAG TGGTGAGTCTGGAGCTGGCAAGACTGAGAGCACGAAACTAATCCTGCAGTTCTTGGCTGCCATCAGCGGACAGCATTCTTGGATTGAGCAGCAGGTGCTGGAAGCTAACCCCATTTTAGAAG CGTTTGGAAATGCCAAAACCATTCGAAATGACAACTCCAGCCGCTTTGGTAAATACGTTGACATTCACTTCAGCAAGAGAGGAGCTATTGAGGGAGCTAAGATTGAGCAGTACCTGTTGGAGAAGTCAAGAGTGTGTCGTCAG GCAGCAGATGAGCGGAATTATCACATATTTTACTGTATGCTGGAGGGCATGAACCCAGAACAGAAGGCTAGACTTGGGATTGTTCATGCCAGCGACTACTCCTATCTAACAATG GGCAACTGCACAGTGTGTGAGGGGAGAGATGATAAGAAGGAATATTCCAGCATtcaggcagccatgaaggtcCTCATGTTCACTGACACAGAAAGCTGGGAGATCTCCAAGCTGCTGGCGGCCATCCTGCACATGGGGAACCTTTGCTACGAAG CACGGACATATGACAACCTGGATGCTTGTGTCGTTGTCTGCTCCTCGGACCTCTCGAAGGCCTCAGCTCTGCTAGAG GTAGATGCACTAGACGTCATGACCTGTCTGACCACCCGGACTCTCATTACGAGGGGGGAGAGTGTGTCAACCCCTCTGAGCATGGACCAGGGCCTGGATGTACGGGATGCTTTTGTGAAG GGTATCTATGGTCGGTTATTTGTGTGGATTGTAGACAAAATCAATGCTGCTATCTTCAGACCTCCCTCTACTGAAATCAAATCAATCTGTAGATCTATTGGACTGCTGGACATCTTTGGCTTTGAGAATTTCACTGTGAACAG CTTTGAGCAACTTTGCATCAACTTTGCCAACGAGAACCTGCAGCAATTCTTCGTCCGTCATGTCTTCAAGCTGGAACAGGAAGAGTATAACCTGGAGGATATTAGCTGGCAGCATATTGAGTTTACAGACAACCAGGAAGCCCTAGACATGATAGCAATCAAACCGATGAACATCATCTCCCTTATTGACGAGGAGAGCAAGTTCCCCAAG GGAACAGATGCTACCATGCTGTATAAGCTCAACTCCCAACACAAACTCAACTCTAACTACATCCGTCCCAAGAACAGCCATCAAACACAGTTTGGCATTCAGCATTTTGCTGGGGTAGTGCACTATGAAACAAAGG GGTTCCTTGAGAAGAACAGAGACAGTCTTCACAGCGACATTATCCAGCTGGTACATTCCTCCAGGAACAAGTTCATCAAACAAATATTTCAAGCTGATGTTGCAATG TTTCTGTGTGGCTATCTACAGCCGGTCAGTCTCTCTCAAAAG GGGGTCGAGACAAGGAGGCGCTCACCCACTCTGAGCAGCCAGTTCAAACACTCGCTGGAAATGCTGATGAGGACATTAAGTGTGTGCCAGCCCTTCTTTGTCCGTTGCATCAAGCCCAACGAGTTGAAGAGGCCTATG CTGTTTGACAGAGAGCTGTGCGTTCGACAGCTCAGGTACTCTGGGATGATGGAGACCATCCGAATTCGCCGTGCAGGTTACCCCATACGCTACAGCTTTGCTGAGTTTGTTGATCGCTACCGCGTGCTTCTGCCTGGTGTTAGTCCAGCTTATAAGCAG GTGGACCTTAGAGGAACATGTCAACGCATTGTGGCAGCAGTCCTTAGAACTGATCATGACTGGCAGATTGGAAAGACCAAGATATTTCTCAAG GACCACCATGATATGCAGCTGGAGAATGAGCGAGATGAAGCCATCACTGCAAAGGTTATTCTCATTCAGAAGGCTGTACGGGGTCTCAAGCATAG AGCCAACTTTCTGAAAGCCAGAGGAGCTGTCATCTTCATACAGAAGCACTGGAGAGGTTATCAGTGTAGAAGAAATTTGTGTGTG ATGCGGGCAGGCTTTTTGCGCTTGCAGGCCGTCTACAGATCCCGTAAGCTCTATCTGACCTACAGACGAACCAGGATGCACATCACCCACCTACAGGCTCGTTGTCGGGGCTTCCTAACCAGACAGGCCTGCAGTCTACGCCTGCGATCGGTGCTCACTCTTCAAGCACATGCTCGGGGCATGATTGCACGCAGAATGTACAAGAGGCTCAAACTGGAG CATGAGCGGAGGCTGAAGGCAGAGAGGCAGcggctgctggaggaggagcgtCTGCGGAATCAGATGACCGCCCGCAGGGCGAAGGCCGAGGCCGAACGCAAGCACAAAGAGTGGCTGGCGGAACTGGTGCAGGAGGAGGCGGAGAGGGAGAGGGCAGAGAGGGAGGAAGCCCACAGGAAGAAAGAGCTGATGGAGATGATGGAGAAGGAGCGTCTGGAGCCAGTCGATGAATCTGACATGGTGGACCAGATGTTTGGGTTCTTGGGAGGCCACAACTTATTACCTAATAGGGATGGACAGCCCCCTGCAGGCTTTGAG GACCTGGAGAATGCTCAGCGAGAGTCTGAAGAAGATAACCTCGAGGCCCTCCCGTTACCcgaagatgatgaggaggacATGTCTGAATATACATTTGCCAAGTTTGTTGCCACTTACTTCCAGGGGACAGCGACACACGCACATTTACGGCGCCCACTGAAGCAGCCACTGCTCTTTCATGAGGACGAGGGAGACCAGCTG GCTGCCATGGCAGTATGGATCACTGTCCTGAGGTTCATGGGAGACCTTCCGGAGCCAAAGTACCCCATCGCCGTCAATGATGGAAGTGAGAACATTCCAGTCATGACCAAGATATATGAGACTCTGGGCAAGAGGACTTACAAGAGGGAACTGCATTCCCTGCAGTCAGAGGAGGAG AGCAGTGTCACCGAGTGCCAGAAGAAGAACAGTGTCAGGCACAGACTGGTTTCCCTCACTCTCAAGAAAAAGTCAAAAATCACAGAGGAG GTGACCAGAAGGCTGACTGATGCAGATTACAGCCTACAGGGGAACAGCATGCTTGAGGACCGTCCAACTTCTAACTTGGAGAAGCTTCACTTCATAATTGGCAATGGCATTCTGCGGCCTGCCCTTAG AGATGAGATTTACTGTCAGATCTGTAAACAGTTGACCCAGAACCCCTCGAAAACCAGCCATGCACGTGGCTGgatcctcctctccctctgtgtTGGCTGCTTTGCCCCTTCTGAGAAATTTGTTAAA TACTTACGGGCTTTTATATGCAATGGTCCCCCTGGTTATGCACCCTACTGTGAGGAGAGGTTGAGGCGAACCTTTGTGAACAAGACAAGGACGCAGCCTCCTTCATGGCTGGAACTGCAG GCCACAAAATCTAAGAAGCCTATCATGCTTCCTGTTACGTTTATGGATGGGACTACGAAGACCCTCCTTGCTGATTCCGCCACCACAGCAGAGGAGTTATGTAGTGCCCTGGCAGACAAGATTGGTCTTACAGACCGGTTTGGCTTCTCTCTCTACATTGCTCTGTTTGATAAG GTTTCATCTCTGGGCAGCGGGAAAGACCATGTGATGGATGCTGTGTCCCAATGTGAGCAATATGCTAAGGAGCAGGGAGCTCAGGAGCGCAACGCACCATGGAGGCTGTTTTTTCGAAAAGAGATCTTCACCCCCTGGCACAACCCTGCTGAGGACAGTGTGGCCACCAACCTCATTTACCAGCAGACAGTGCGTGGGGTGAAGTTTGGAGAGTACCGATGTGACAGG GAGGAGAACTTAGTTGACCTGGCTGCCCAGCAGTACTATGTCGAGTATGGAGCAGAGATGTTACAGGACCGTCTCCTGAGCCTACTGCACTCCTATATTCCAGACCGTGAGTTCAACTCCAAGCCTCCAGAGAAGTGGGCACAGGCAATTATGGCAGTTCATAAGAAG GCAATATATACACAAAAGAGGCTGAATCCCCAGAGAGTGAAAGAGGAGGTGGTAGATTTTGCTCGCTTCAAGTGGCCTTTGCTGTTTTCACGTTTCTATGAGGCCTTCAAGTTCTCAG GTCCCAGTCTACCAAAAAATGATGTCATCGTGGCCGTGAATTGGACTGGGGTTTACTTTGTGGATGAACAGGAGCAGGTCCTGTTGGAACTTTCCTTCCCAGAGATTACAGCAGTGTCCAGCAGCAG aggtggaaagctCCAGGGTCAAAGCTTTACACTGACGACCATCAAAGGGGATGAGTATACCTTCACCTCCAACAATGCTGAGGACATACATGAACTGGTTGTTACTTTTCTGGATGGATTACGAAAGAGGTCCAAATTTGTGGTGGCACTGCTGGATAGTCCAAATGCTG CTGGAAATGACCCCGCGTTTGTTAGATTCTCTAAAGGAGACCTCATCATTTTGGATGAACATTGTGGAGAGGAGGTGATGAACTCTGGCTGGACACATGGACTTAATGATAGGACAAAAGAGCAGGGAGACTTCCCCTCTGAGAGTGTGTACATCCTGCCCACTATCACTCGGCCTCAGTATGACATAGTG GCTTTAGTTACATCAACACCAGACCAGCATCGGCAGTCCATAAACCCATCTCAGATGTCGATGGTGGAcagagaagagaaagtgaagccATATACTCTGGAAGAGTTCTCTTATGATTACTTTAG GCCTCCTCCTAAAAGTACCCTCAGCCGTGTGAGGATCTCTAAAGGCAGAGGCAAGGATAAACTGTGGTGTTGCACCAGAGAACCTCTGAAGCAGCCGCTACTGAAGAAGGTCCTTATCAACGATGAGCTCTCCCAAGATGCCTGTCTGACCTTCACTG CAGTCATGAAGTATATGGGTGATTACCCATCCAAGAAATCACGCTCCATCAGTGAACTGACTGACCAGATCTTTGAAAGTCCACTGAAAGCAGAACCATTAAAAGATGAAATCTTCTGCCAGATCATCAAGCAGCTGACAGATAACTATATAAA gtacAGTGAGGAGAAAGGCTGGGAACTGTTGTGGCTCTGCACTGGTCTTTTCCCCCCCAGTAACATTCTTCTGCCTCATGTCCAGAGATTCCTGCAGTCTAAGAAACACCACCCTTTAGCTCCAGATTGTATGCAAAGACTACAGAAATCTCTACG AAATGGATCTAGGAAATACCCACCTCATCTGGTGGAGGTGGAAGCCATACAGCACAAGACCACTCAGATTTTCCACAAAGTCTACTTCCCTGATGACACTGATGAG CAGGCTTTTGAAGTGGAGTCAAGTACCAAGGCCAAAGATTTCTGTCTGAACATCTCAGGCAGAATGCTCCTCAAGTCTGCTGAGGGCTTTAGTCTATTTGTCAAGATCTCTGACAAG GTAATTAGTGTACCAGATGGAGATTTCTTCTTTGACTTTGTGAGGCATCTGACAGACTGGATAAAGAGAGCCCGACCTGCAAAGGATG GAACCATGCCTTCACTGACATATCAGGTGTTTTTCATGAAAAAGTTATGGACAAACACTGTGCCGGGCAAGGACTCAGTGGCTGACTCCATCTTTCACTATCACCAG GAGCTTCCAAAGTACCTTCGTGGATATCACAAGTGCTCCCGAGAGGAGGTCTTTCAGCTTGGAGCTCTTATTTACAGAGTCAAGTTTGAGGATGATAAATCCCACCTCCCAAACATTCCAAAGATATTGAAAGATCTGATTCCTCAAAACCTGATCAAGCAGATGTCTGCAGATGACTGGAAAAGG